CTGTGGGCACTGTTCCTGGCGGCCGTCCCTACCGGCGCTTCGGTGCCGCAGGTCGGCCCCATGGTGCGTGCCCGCTGGGGCGTGAAGCTGCAGGGCTCACCCCTGATGACCACCGCGGCGGCTTTCGAGTCGGTCACCGACGAGCTGACCTTCGTCTTCGGCCCGCTGCTGGCGACCGCGCTGTGCACCACCGTGACGCCGGCGGCAGGCCTGGTCACGGAGGGCGCGCTGACCCTCGTCGGCGGTCTGCTGTTCGCCGCGCAGAAGGGCACGCAACCGCCGGTGACCGGTGAAAGCGGGCACGCGCGCGTGCAGCACGCCTCCGCGCTGCGCGTGCCGGGCGTGCGCGTACTGGTCGTGACCTTCCTCGGTATCGGCACCGTATTCGGCGGCATGCAGGTGTCGCTGGCGGCGTTCACGGAGTCGATCGGCGAACCCGGCCTGAACGGCGTCCTGTACGGCGTCTTCGCCGCCGGAAACATGCTGTCCGGCATCGTTTGCGGCGCGATCGCCTGGAAGACCGCTCCCCAGCGTCGCCTGGTCGTCGGCTACACGGCGCTCGCGATCATCGCGTCCGCCCTGTGGACGGCGCACTCGGTGCTGCTGCTCGCCGGGCTCGGCCTGCTGGTCGGTATGTGCATCGCGCCGGCACTGATCACCGGCTACACGCTGGTCGAAGGCCTGGTCCCGGCCGGTGCCCGCACGGAGGCCTTTACCTGGCTGACCGGCGCGGTCGCACTCGGGCAGGCGGCCGCCGTCACAGTCGCCGGACAGCTGGAGGACCGGCTGTGGGACGGCGCGGGATTCCTGGTGCCGATGGCCGGCACAGTGCTCGCGCTGGCGACCCTGCTGACGCAGCGGTCGAGGCTGGTGCCGCGGCAGCAGAACCGTACCGTCGCACGTGGCGTCGGTCACCGCGTGCCGGTGACGGTGGACTGATCCCCGGGAATGCGTCACTATGGACCGTCGTTAGCACTCATTAAGTGAGAGTGCCAGGAGGAAGACAGTGCCGACCTACCAGTACCAGTGCACCGAGTGCGGCGAGGGCCTCGAGGCGGTGCAGAAGTTCACCGATGACGCCCTGACCGAGTGCCCCAGCTGCGGTGGCCGCCTCAAGAAGGTGTTCTCCGCGGTCGGTATCGTCTTCAAGGGCTCCGGCTTCTACCGCAACGACTCCCGTGGCTCCACGTCGAGCAGCAGCCCGGCGTCGAAGTCGTCGACCACGTCGTCGGCCGGCTCCTCCTCTTCCGACTCGAAGCCGTCCTCGTCGAGCTCCGCCAGCAGCTCCGCGGCCTGACAACTCTTCCCCGGACCCTGCCGTCGTACGACGGCAGGGTCTTCGGCGTTCAACGGCACCGGCTCCCCCTCCGTTTTGCCGCCCGCTAGTGTGCTGGTCATGGCGAACGCAGAAATCGGCGTAATCGGCGGTTCAGGCTTCTACTCGTTCCTCGACGACGTGGCCGAGGTCCAGGTGGACACCCCGTACGGGCCGCCCAGCGACTCCCTCTTCTTCGGCGAGATCGCCGGCCGGAGGGTCGCCTTCCTGCCCCGACACGGCCGCGGCCACCACCTGCCGCCGCATCGCATCAACTACCGCGCCAACCTGTGGGCGCTCCGCTCCGTCGGTGTACGGCAGGTTCTCGGCCCCTGTGCGGTGGGCGGACTGCGGGCCGAGTACGGCCCCGGCACCCTGCTGGTGCCGGACCAGTTCGCGGACCGTACGAAGTCCCGGGCGCAGACGTACTTCGACGGGTTGCCGCGTCCCGACGGCACCGTGCCGAACGTCGTGCACGTGTCCATGGCCGACCCGTACTGCCCTACCGGGCGGACGGTCGCTCTGAAGGCCGCCCGGGGGCGGGACTGGGAACCGGTGGACGGCGGCACGCTGGTCGTGGTCGAGGGGCCGCGCTTCTCGACGCGCGCGGAATCGTTGTGGCACCAGGCGCAGGGCTGGTCGGTCGTGGGCATGACCGGTCACCCCGAAGCGGCGCTCGCCCGGGAACTGGAGCTGTGCTACACGTCGCTGACCCTGGTCACCGACCTGGACGCCGGCGCCGAGACCGGCGAGGGCGTCTCGCACGAAGAGGTGCTGCAGGTCTTCGCGGCGAACGTGGACCGGCTGCGCGGCGTGCTGTTCGACGCGGTGGCGGCACTGCCGGAGACCGGGGCGCGGAACTGTCTGTGCGTGAACGCACTCGGCGGGATGGATCCGGGCTTCGAGCTGCCGTAACGCACGCGTGAGAAGTTCCCGCGGTGCTGTGCACAAACTCCGCGTGGTCAGGCACCGCGTTGTCAGGCACCCTGTGGACAAACAGCGGACGAGGCAGACGAGTCGGTGGACAACCACGCGGAATTCCCCGTTCGGGTGGGCGAGTTGTCCACATCCCGCCCGTGAGCCACCGGCCCCGGCGGGATTCGGCGCGAGGCCTCATCGTGGCATCGCAAGCCGAATTCCTCGTCGCAGGCGGTGATTCCCATGCCTCGGTCCTCGTCATCCTCGAATCCGTCCCCGACTTCGCCCTGGCTCTCTTCTCCCTTTCCTTCTTCTCCGCTTCCCCCTTCGCCGCGCTCTCGCCCCTCTCCCTCTCCCACCAGCTCTCCCTCCCCCCTTCCCCTCCGGCTCCCGCGCCCGCTGGGCACGGACGCCCCCGCGACCTGTGAGGTTCCGCAGTTCCCTCCGGTGCGCGTACGCGGCGGGCGTTACCAGCTGCAGCGGCTCGTACGGCACCGCAGGCGGGCCATCGCGGCCGGCCTCGCGGTGACCGCGGCGGCACTCGTCGCCGCGGGGCCGCGCGCCGCGCCCGAACCGCACCGCGCGGAACAGGCCCGTGGTCACCCGGTCACAGAGCCCGTACGCCGGCACGCGGCCGTGGAGACGGTGACGGCGCCGGTGCGGATCGCCGATGCGGCCACGGTCCGGCTCCTACGCCCCGGCGACCGCGTCGACGTGATCGCCGCCGAGGACCCCTCGGCCGGGGGCGTCGCGCGGGTGCTCGCGCGCGGTGTACGGGTGACCAAGGTGCCCGAGCCCGTGGAGGGCGGAACCGAGAGCGGGGCGCTGGTCGTGCTGTCGGTGCCGCGCGCCACGGCGGCTCGGCTCGTCGGCGCGAGCGCCACGGCACGCCTGGCGGTGACGCTGTGCTGAACCGACTCGGACACTTTCTCGGCGACTTGCTGTCAAGTCGCCGGATCGAGCGACCACACTGGACACAATGGCGCCACCGTGCCGTAGGTTGCGGAGCGTTTCGTTCCACAACCTGTGCATGCGAGGAGAGTCCCCTAGGTGAGCGCGAAGCAGGAATCGAGCGTCTGGCAGGGCTTCAAGGCCTTCCTGATGCGCGGCAACGTCGTCGATCTGGCAGTCGCGGTGGTCATCGGAGCCGCGTTCACGAACATCGTGAACTCGGTGGTGAAGGGGATCATCAACCCGCTGGTCGGCGCGATCGGCACACAGAACCTGGACAACTACAGCACGTGTCTCAGCCCCTCGTGCAAGGGGACGCACGGCATCCAGCTGATGTGGGGCTCCGTCCTCGGCGCCACCCTGACCTTCGTGATCACGGCCACGGTGGTGTACTTCCTGATGGTGCTGCCGATGTCCAGGTACCTGGCGCGGCAGGAGACCCGCAAGAAGGAGCGCCTGGGCACACAGGAGGTCATCGAGGTGACCGAGCTGGAGGTACTCAAGGAGATCCGCGACGCCTTGGTCGCGCAGCGCGGTTCTGGGCACGACGAGCGCTAGCCGCGCTCCTGCACACGGCTCAGAGGTGGTGGGGCGGCTTCTCGTCGAGGAAGCGCTTCAGGTCGGCGGCGCTGTCGCCGTCCGTGCGCTCGCCCCAGCCGCGATCGGTGTCGTCCGAGGACTGCTGGTCCAGCGGGTCGTCGAAGACCAGCGCGGGCTTCGGATCGCTGGGCTCGGATTCGGGGGCGGTGCTCATGCCCCAAGGGTACGGCCCTGGCCCGAGCGTCCGGGCGGAGCGGTCGCCGGAGGCGGAGTGCTCGTCCCCGGCGGAGTGCTCGACCCGGGCGCAGGCCGACCGTCCGCCCGAGCTGTCCGGAAATATCGGCGAGGATGCCGGCTCACACCGCGTGAAGGCCGTGGACGGTGAAGACGTTCCGGGCCGGGGCGGCCTGGTCGGCCGTGGGGCTCGGAGCGTCGGCGAGGGGGAACGGCATGCCGAAGGCCCCGGGCGCGAAGGGGCTGCCAGGCGCGGCGGCCGTCGTCCACGGCGAGGTCGGCGTCGTCGCGCATCTGACCTGGGGATACGTTCGGGACTTTAGACTCCCGCCATTTGTGAATCCGTTCACAAGATTTTGGGGCGGTTTTCTGCTGTCCTGGGAGGCATGACGTCGAGTTCGGCTCCGGCGCCCGCCTCGCCGGGCGCACCACAGTCCTCCGGACCGCTGCGGCGGCTCACCGCGCGCGGGCGCGACGAGGCGCACCGGGTCTCCTCGCCGCTAGAGCTCTTCTTCGACCTGTGCTTCGTCGTGGCGATCGCTCAGGCGGGTGGGCAACTGGTGCACGCCGTCGCCGAGGGGCATGCGGGCAACGGCATCCTCAACTACGCCATGCAGTTCTTCGCCATCTGGTGGGCCTGGATGAACTTCACCTGGTTCGCCTCGGCGTACGACAACGACGACGCGCTCTACCGGGTCGTCACCCTGGTGCAGATCGCCGGCGTCCTGGTGCTGGCCGCCGGAATCTCCCAGGCCTTTCAGCGTCACGACTACTTGGTGGTCTGGCTCGGCTACCTGATCATGCGGCTGGCGATGGCCGCGCAGTGGCTGAGAGCCGCGAGATCGGCCGAGGGTGCCGAGAGAACCATGGCGTTGCGGTACGCGTGCGGTGTGCTGCTGTGCCTGGTCGGCTGGCTCGGACTGGTGGTGTTGCCCGGGCCCGCGCGGCCCTGGGTGTTCCTCGTGATGGCGCTCGTGGAAATGTGCGTGCCGCTGTTCGCCGAGAAGAGCCACGAGACCGCCTGGCACCCCCACCACATCGCCGAACGGTACGGCCTGTTCACCATCATCGTGCTCGGCGAGACGATCTCCGCGGCGACCGTGGCCGTGAAGTCGGCCGTGGACGAACACGACGCGCTGGGCCAGCTGCTCCCGATCGCGGCGGGCGGGCTCCTGATCGTCTTCTCCGCATGGTGGATCTACTTCGTTGTGCCCATCCACGGCCATCTGCGCTCCAACGGGCAGGCGTTCCTGTGGGGCTACGGGCACTACCTGATCTTCGCCTCCGCCGCGGCGATCGGCGCCGGCCTGGAAGTGGCGGTGGAACACGCGGTCGGCAAGACCCATATCTCCACGCTGTCCGCGTCTGCGGCCGTGACGCTGCCCACGGCGCTGTATCTGCTGACCGTCTGGGCGCTCCACTCAAGGCACTTCAAGGTCGGCATCGCCCAGCAGCTGGTGCTGCCGGTCACGGCGCTGCTGGTGATCTGCTGCACCTTCCTGGGCGACCGGGCAGTGCTCGCGGCGGGGCTCGTGTCCGCGGCCGCGGTCGCGACCGGAGTGACACTGACGGCGCGTATGACCGGCCGGGAGCGCGCGGCGAGCGCCACCGTGTCGGCCGACTGAGTCCTCTGCGGCGCCTGAACGGGCGAGACTGGCGTCCATGACAGTTGACGCAATCACGGACGTCGCCGGAGTACGGGTGGGGCACGCCACCCGCAGCGGGGACGGCTGGCTCACCGGCACCACGGTCGTCCTGGCTCCGGACGGCGGCGCGGTCGTCGCTGTGGACGTGCGCGGCGGCGGCCCCGGCACCAAGGAGACCGACGCGCTCGACCCACGCAACGTCGTGAACCGGGTCGAAGCGGTGGTGCTGACCGGCGGCAGCGCGTACGGGCTGGACGCGGCGTCCGGTGTGATGGCCTGGCTCGAGGAGCAGCGGCGCGGAGTGCGGGTGGGGGCGGACCCGGCGCACGTCGTGCCGGTCGTGCCCGCCGCGTGTGTTTTCGATCTGGGGCGCGGCGGAGACTTCCGCGCGCGACCGGACGCGAGCACGGGACGCGCGGCGGTGGAGGCCGCAGCGGAGACCACGCCGGGGGCGCGGGTGCCGGAGGGGGGCGTCGGGGCCGGCACGGGCGCCGTGGCGGGACGGATCAAGGGTGGGGTGGGCACCGCGAGCACGGTGCTCGACTCGGGGATCACCGTGGCCGCGCTGGCGGTCGTGAACGCCGCGGGGTCGGTGATCGAGCCCGAGTCGGGGGCGCTGTACGGGGAGTTGTGTCACGGGCGGGTGGAGTATCCCGAACAGCGCGTGCACGAGGCCGCGCGCCGGCGCCTCGACGAAGCCGCCGCCAGGAATGCGCCACCCCCGCTCAACACGACGCTGGCGGTGGTGGCGACCGACGCGAACCTCTCCAAGGCGCAGGCGCAGAAGCTGGCGGGCACGGCGCACGACGGGATCGCGCGCGCCATTCGGCCGGTGCACCTCTTGCACGACGGTGACACGGTGTTCGCGCTGGCGACCGGCGCACGCTCGCTCGACGAACACCCGTTGGAACTCAACGGGATCCTCGCCGCCGGCGCGGATGTCGTGACGCACGCGATCGTGCGGGGGGTGCGGGCCGCCGAGTCGGTGGACGGGCCGGGCGGGACGTGGCCGTCGTACAGGGAGCTGTACGGGGCGCGGTAGGGGTGGTGAGGGCGCAGGGCCGCGCCCCCACCCGTGCCCGCGTCGCCCGCGAGCCGGCCAACGGTCGGCGTGGCGGGCCGCATCGGGGCCGACGGCGGTGCGGCTGAGAGTCGGGACGGGACTCCCCCGCAGGGCTCGAATTGTCGCGGTTCTGTCACGTGATGGCGTTCACGGGAGCAGGAAGGAACCTTCCCGGGCTCCAGTGCCCTCTTTCTCCACGCACTGGAACGGATCACGCACATCACATGAAAATGGAGCAGCCCGTGGCAACGCCGGACATTACAGCGCGGCGCACACTGGGGGCCTGTGCCGCCCTGATGGTCGGCGCCCTCACCCTGACCGCTTGTGGTGGCAGCGCCAATGCGACCAGCGACGGCAAGGGCGGCAAGGACTCCCCCAAGACGTCGACGGCGAACATCGTGATCTCGGCCAAGGACGGTTCGACCGACGCGTCCATCAATGCGACCGGCGTGCAGGTCAGCGGCGGCAAGCTCACCGACGTGAAGATGACTGTGGCGGGGACGGGGCAGTCCGTGGCCGGGGCGATATCAGCGGACGGCAGCAACTGGAAGCCGAAGGAGCAGCTGGAGCGCGGGACGAAGTACGAGATCGGCGCGACCGCGAAGGACGCGGACGGGCGTACGGCGGCGGCCAACTCCATCTTCACCACCGTCACGTCGGCGAACAGCTTCATCGGTACCTACACGCCGGACAACGGCGCCACGGTCGGGGTGGGCATGCCGGTGTCGTTCACGTTCGACAAGTCGATCACCGACAAGAAGGCCGTGCAGTCACACATCACGGTCAACTCCAGCGGGGGTCAGCAGGTGGTCGGGCACTGGTTCGGGGACCGGCGGCTCGACTTCCGGCCGCAGGAATACTGGAAGGCCGGTTCCAAGGTCACGATGAAGATCGACCTTGACGGGGTCGAGGGCGCGAAGGGCGTCTACGGGGTGCAGAAGAAGACCGTCTCCTTCGCCATCGGGCGGTCGCAGGTCTCCACGGTCGACGCCAACACGCAGACGATGACGGTGGTACGGGACGGCAAGACCGTCAAGTCGGTGCCGATCTCCGCAGGCAGCGCGCAGCACACCACGTACAACGGGCAGATGGTGATCGCCGAGAAGTTCGTACAGACCCGCATGAACGGCTCGACGGTCGGCTTCGGCGGCGAGTACGACATCCCGGACGTGCCGCACGCAATGCGGCTGACGTCGTCGGGGACGTTCATCCACGGCAACTACTGGTACAGCAAGGGCGATCCGCCCTTCGGCCGGCAGGGCACGAGCCACGGCTGCATCGGCCTCGCGGACGTGCAGGGGGCGCAGGGGGCGACCTCGGCCAAGTGGTTCTTCGACAACACGCTCGTCGGGGACGTCGTGATCGTGAAGAACTCCCCCGATACGACGGTCGCCCCGGACAACGGGCTCAACGGCTGGAACATGTCGTGGAGCGCCTGGACCGCCGGAAGCGCCGTCTGAACGGGACCTTTTACGGCAGCTTTTGACGTCACGTGGGGCCGCGCTGGAACTTTTCGCGCGGCCCGCGCGTTTTTCCGGCATACGTTTTCTCGGTTCACGGACATGATGCCCCACCGAGGGGCTACGGTATGCACCCACAAGGTGACATGCAGCAACGCCGGGAGATGCCTTGAGCGTTCCGTACGAGACGGCAGCGTACGAACCAGCCGAGTCGCCCGAGTCTCCGGAGGAGCATCTCGCGCGGCTCCTCGGTCGCGCCCTGAACTCCTTCGAGCTGCCCGACGAAGTGATACGGCAGCTCGACTGCGCACTGGCGCACGACAGTTCGCTGTACTCGGCGTACCACAGCGCGGGACGGCACCGGGAGACGTACCGGCACACCTGGCTGCTCGCCGACGGCAGTGCGGTCACGCTGTGGGAGCTCGTGCACAACCCGACACCGGGCGCCACCCCGGAGCACGAGGTGTACGTCGACGAGGAAGAGCTGCAGACGGCCACAGCGCGGCTCGGGCTGCCGCCGGACACGCCGGAGTTCGAGTTGCCCGCGCTGATGCGGCTGTGGGCGATCCCGGAGCCCCGGCACGTGTTCGCCGACGACGATTCGGCGGACCATGCGCGCCGGCTCCTGCGCCGTGCGGAGAATCCGGACCGGCCCGACGCGGAGACGGCGGCGCTGCTGGCGACCGCGACCGCGCACGGGATCACGCAGGCGTTCGGACGCCCGGGACGCGCCGGGCGTGCGGGCCTGAGCTACGTGCTGTACGAGCACGCGTTCCTGCTGCCGGACGACCGTGAGGTCTCCCTGTGGGAGGTCGAGCACACAGCGACGCCCGACGGGCGGCACATGTGCGAGGTGTACATGTCAGAGGACGCGGCCCGGGACGCCATGGAGAGGCGCGCGGCGCGGCAGGGATAGCGCGCGCAGCGGCGTGCGCCAGGCGCGAAGGGCACTTCGGGGGTTCGGGGGCTTTTCGCCGTCAGCCGTTGGCGAGTTGCCGTACCAGGCCCGCGAAGGCGTCCTGCTCGGCGGGGGTCAGCTCGACGGACTCCAGAGCGGGGCCCGTCCGCCTCTGGCTCGGCAGGGCCGGGAGCGCGGTGGGGGTGCACCGCGTGGGGGTCTGGAAGCCCGTGCGGCGCAGCAGACGCATCAGGACGACGGTCCAGGCGACGGCGGCCACGGCGAGGACGACCACGCCGATCAGCTGGAGAGTCGGGGCGTGCTCAGGCATGCGTCCCAGTAGACACCACGGTCCGGGACTTTGATCCCGGACCGTGACGTATCTCGCAGGTGCCGTGAACAACTCACAGCGAACTAAAGGGACAAGGTGCGGCGGGGCGGTGCGCCGGTCAGGCTGCCACCGGCTGCTTGGTCTCCTTCATCGAGGTGGCCGCGTTCGTGGCGGGGTCGGTGACCGGGCCCTCCGGGGTCTCCTTGCGCATGCCCTTGAGGAGGACGACCAGGGCCGTGGTGGCGCAGACGCCGGCTGCGATGGCGACGAGGTACAGCAGCGGGTTGCCGATCAGCGGGACGACGAAGATGCCGCCGTGCGGGGCGCGCAGGGTGGCGCCGAAGGCCATCGAAAGGGCACCGGTGAGTGCGCCGCCCACCATGGCGGACGGGATGACCCGCAGCGGGTCCGCCGCAGCGAACGGGATCGCACCCTCGGAGATGAAGGAGGCGCCGAGGACCCAGGCGGCCTTGCCGTTCTCGCGCTCGGTCTGCGTGAACAGCTTGCCCCGTACGGTGGTGGCCAGGGCCATCGCCAGCGGCGGGACCATGCCGGCCGCCATCACCGCGGCCATGATCTTCATCGCGGAGTCGCTCGGGTTCGATACGGCGATGCCGGCGGTGGCGAAGGTGTAGGCGACCTTGTTGACCGGGCCGCCCAGGTCGAAGCACATCATCAGGCCGAGCAGGGCGCCGAGCAGGATCGCGTTGGTGCCGGTGAGGCCGTTCAGCCAGTCGGTGAGGCCCTTCTGGGCAGTGGCGATGGGCTTGCCGATGACGACGAACATCAGGAAGCCGACGATCGCCGAGGAGATCAGCGGGATCACCACCACCGGCATGATGCCCCTCAGGGCCGCCGGGATGTTGATCTTCTGGATGGCCATCACCACACCGCCGGCGATCAGGCCGGCCACCAGGCCGCCGAGGAAGCCCGCGTTGATGGTCAGTGCGATTGCGCCGCCCACGAAGCCGGGGACCAGACCGGGGCGGTCGGCCATGCCGTAGGCGATGTAGCCGGCCAGGACCGGGACCAGGAAGCCGAAGGCCACGGCACCGATCTGGAACAGCAGGGCACCCCAGCTGTCGGCCTGGGTCCACACGAAGTGGTCCATCACCGACGGCGCCTTGTTGATCTTGTAACCGCCGATCGTGAAGCCCAGAGCGATGAGGAGGCCGCCCGCGGCGACGAACGGAACCATGTAGCTCACGCCGCTCATCAGCCACTTGCGGAGCTTGGTGCCGTATCCCTCGGTGGAGTCGCCCGCACGCTCGACCGGCGTGCTGCCCGACGCGGGCGCCGGGGCGCTCGTCTCGCCGCGCGCCGCCTTCTCGCGGACCTCCGTGATGAGTTCGGCGGGCCGGTTGATGCCGGCCTTCACTCCGACGTCGATGATGGGCTTGCCGGCGAAGCGGTCCTTGTCACGTACGGGGACGTCGTGCGCGAAGATCACGCCGTCCGCCGCCGCGACCACCGCCGGATCCAGCCGGGTGAAGCCGGCCGAGCCCTGCGTCTCGACGACGAGTTCGACGCCCGCCTCACGGCCCGCGTTCTCCAGGGACTCGGCCGCCATGTAGGTGTGCGCGATGCCGGTCGGGCAGGAGGTGACAGCGACGATACGGAAGGGGCGCTCGCCGGAGTCCGAGGCGGAGCCGGCGCCGGCCGGGGTTGCCTGCGCCGGGGCGGATGCGCTCGGCGCCTGCGCCGTGGTGACCGCTGCGGCGCCGGCGGAGGCCGCCACCGGCGCCGCAGCGGTGTCTTGGGGGGCGCACGCCTCGCTCGCCGCGCCTGCGGCGCTCGCAGCGCCCACGGCTCCCTGAGCAGCGCTCGCCGCAGCGTTCGCGCCCGTCCCCGAGTCCGCGCTCCCGGCGGTCGTCGAGCCGCTCGTGCCCGCGATCACGGCCGGGCCCTCCCCCGCGGCCGACGGCGCCTGTGGCGCGCTCGGGGGCTCGTCCCCGCGGATCAGCACCGCCGCCGTGTCCGCGTCGGTCGCCGCGCGCAGGGCCGAGGTGAACTCGGCGTTCATCAGCTGGCGGGCCAGTGAGGAGAGGATCGTGAGGTGGGCGTCGTCGGCGCCGGCCGGGGCCGCGATCAGGAAGATCAGGTCGGCCGGGCCGTCCGGGGCGCCGAAGTCGATGCCTGCGGCGCTGCGGCCGAAGGCGAGGGTCGGCTCGGTGACGTGGGCGCTGCGGCAGTGCGGGATGCCGATGCCGCCGTCGAGGCCGGTCGGCATCTGGGCCTCGCGGGCGGCCACGTCGGCGAGGAAGCCCTCCAGGTCGGTCACCCGGCCCTGGGCCACCATGCGTTCGGCGAGGGCGCGTGCCGCCGCTTCCTTGGTATCGGCGGACAGGTCGAGGTCGACCAGGTCCGCGGTGATCATGTCGCTCATCGCGGGCTCCTATGCACGCGTATCGCCCGGGGAGAGGGGTGGGCGGAGATGGGGACGGGGGTGCTGTGGGGGGAAGCGGTGGGGATGGCGGCCGTGGTGAGTGACGGGGAGTCTCGCCATGGCCGGGTCGGGGTGGGCGTACGGCGGCGGGTCAGGGGGGTCATGACACGGGCTCCGTCAGTTCGCGGTCGAGCGGGATCTCGGCCGTGACGGTCACCGCCGCCGGGTCCAGGTCGGTGGGGGTCGGCATGACGCTGCCGGGGAGCTGGACGGCGGCGGCGCCGTGGGCGACTGCGGAGGCGAGGGCCTCGGAGCCGGTGCCGCCGGCGATCAGGAAGCCGGCGAGGGAGGAGTCGCCGGCGCCGACGTTGCTGCGGACCGTGTCCACGTGGGCGGTGGCGAACCAGGCGCCCGCCTCCTCCACGAGGAGTTGTCCGTCGGCGCCAAGGCTCGCGAGCACGGCGCGTGCGCCCATGCCGCGCAGCTCCTCGGCCGCCTTCAGCGCGTCGCCCACGGTCGCCAGAGGGCGCCCGACGGCTTCCGCGAGCTCCTCGGCGTTGGGTTTCACCACGTCCGGCCGCGCGCGCAGCGCCTCCAGCAGCGCACGCCCCGAGGTGTCCAGCGCGATGCGCGCGCCTCCAGCGTGCGCCTCCGTGACGACATCGGCGTACCACGAGGGCGCGAGGCCCCGGGGCAGGCTCCCGCAGCACGCGATCCAGTCGGCATCGCGGGAGTACTCGCGGACGGTGACCAGGAGCAGGGCCTGCTCGGCCGCGGAGAGCTCCGGACCCGGCGCGTTGATCTTGGTGAGCACCCCGTCGGACTCGGCGAGCGCGATGTTGGAGCGGGTGGCTCCGCCGATCGGGACCGGCGCGACCTCGATGCCCTGCGCGTCTAGCAGATCGGCGATGAGCGCCCCCGGCGCACCACCCAGGGGCAGGACGGCGACCGTGCGCCGCCCGGCGGCCGCGACGGCGCGCGAGACGTTCACGCCCTTGCCGCCGGGGTCCATGCGCTCGGTGTCGGCACGGATGACCTCGCCGCGCTTCAGGGCCTGGATCTCGTAGGTGCGGTCGAGGGAGGGGTTGGGGGTGACGGTGAGGATCATGCGCGCACTACTTCCGTGCCGCCGCGCTCGATGGCGGCGGCGTCTTCGGGGCTCAGCCCGCTGTCGGTGATCAGCAGGTCCACGTCGCTCAGGCCACCGAAGCGGGCGAAGTGCTCCTGCCCGTGCTTGGAGGAGTCGGCCAGCAGCACCACGCGGCGGGCGGCCGCGACCGCGGCCCGCTTGACCGCGGCCTCGGCGAGGTCCGGGGTGGTCAGACCGTGCTCGGCGGAGAAGCCGTTCGCCGCCACGAACAGCACATCGGCGCGGATCTCTCCGTACGCGCGGAGCGCCCAGGCGTCCACGGCCGCGCGCGTGCGGTGGCGTACGCGCCCCCCGACCAGGTGGAGCTGGATGCCGGGGTGGTCGGCGAGCCGGGCGGCAATGGGGAGGCTGTGCGTGACGACGGTCAGGGAAGCTTCCAGCGGGATCGCGGCGGCGACCCGGGCGACCGTCGTACCGGCGTCGAGGATCATCGTGCCCTCGGTCGGCAGTTCGGCGAGGGCGGCCTTGGCGATGCGGTCCTTCTCGTCGGCGGCTGTGGACTCGCGCTCGGTGAGGTCCGGTTCGAAGTCGAGGCGGCCGACCGGGATGGCACCGCCGTGCACCCGGCGGACGAGACCGGCGCGGTCGAGGGCCTTCAGATCGCGGCGGATCGTTTCCGCGGTGACCTGGAACTCCTCGGCGAGCGACAGCACGTCCACCCGGCCGCCGTCACGGGCGAGCCGGAGGATCTCCTGCTGCCGTTCCGGTGCGTACATGTCGTTGGCCTCCGCCTCGATGTCCGTGCGTGGTGTCCGCACCTGGCGTCCGTTCACTTCCGAGTGATGCCCGAACGTGTGGTTTCACTGGGAGGCTACGCCCGGATTTCTGGAAAGTAAACAGGTTCGGATTCCAATCGGACATGAACGGACTTCCGGTCCCGTGCGGTGCGGTGCGGTCCTGCGGCAGTTCCTCACGGACAGCATGAGGGCCCGGCACCTGATCGGTGCCGGGCCCTAGCCGTGCCTGGTCATCGCCGTGCCTGGTCAGGGCACCAGTTCGGGTTCCCTCTGCAGCGCCGGCGACTCGTCCTCCGCCGCCCCCTCCACATGCTGCGCGGGCCGC
The genomic region above belongs to Streptomyces sp. CG1 and contains:
- a CDS encoding DeoR/GlpR family DNA-binding transcription regulator; amino-acid sequence: MYAPERQQEILRLARDGGRVDVLSLAEEFQVTAETIRRDLKALDRAGLVRRVHGGAIPVGRLDFEPDLTERESTAADEKDRIAKAALAELPTEGTMILDAGTTVARVAAAIPLEASLTVVTHSLPIAARLADHPGIQLHLVGGRVRHRTRAAVDAWALRAYGEIRADVLFVAANGFSAEHGLTTPDLAEAAVKRAAVAAARRVVLLADSSKHGQEHFARFGGLSDVDLLITDSGLSPEDAAAIERGGTEVVRA